The genome window TTTTGTCGCGCTGAAGCGACAGGGCAAGACGGTGGAGTTTGTGCGCTTTCCGAAGTCGTCTCACGGGTTCAGGAGGAACGGACACCCGACACTGCATGTGGAATATCTCGATAGGATGTTGTCTTGGCTGGAGAGGTACTGTAGTTGAATGGGAGGTCGCTGTGTTGACTCATAGAGAAAAAAAAAGAGACATTCCGATTGTGGAAGATGTGGATGTGGTCGTTTGTGGCGGGGGTCCGGCTGGTATTGCCGCTGCGATTGCGTGTGCGCGGCAGGGTGCCAGGACGCGGCTGATCGAGTTGCACGGTAGCCTGGGGGGGGTGTGGACGACGGGTGCGTTGAGTTGGATTATCGATTCGGCGGATAAGCCCGGCATTATGGCGGAGATTACATCTCGGCTCGATGCGCGGGATGCGCGCAGGCTTCGCGCTCAGGGTGGAAAGAATTACGCGTATGATGTCGAAGAGATGAAGTTGCTTCTCGACGAGATGTGTGTCGAGGCAGGTGTTGAGATTCGGCTGTTGACGCGCGTGGTTGGTGCAGCGCGGGATAGCGAGAACAGGCTTTCGGTCGTGATTACGGAGTCCAAAAGTGGACGAGAAGCCTGGCATGCGAGGGCTTTTGTCGATGCGACTGGCGATGGTGATCTGGGGGCGCTTTGCGGATGTGGGTTTGATGTCGGTCATCCGGAGACCGGGGATGTCCAGCCGATGAGTCTGATGGCGTTGATTATGGGGTTGCAGTTCGATCAGATCGAACCCTACGTGGGTGGGTCTATGGCAGAGCCAAAGCAGAGGCTGAGCGCGCTGATGGAAGAGATCGGCATTTCGCCTTCGTATGGTCATCCGACATTATTTCGCATCAGGGACAATTTGTTCGCGCTTATGGCGAACCACCAGTACGGCGTGAAATGCGACGATGCCAATGCGATTACAGAGGCGATGATTCGCGCGCGTCGAGAGATTCATACACAGGTGGCTGCTTTGCGGGCGCACGGCGGTGTGTGGTCGGATATGCGCGTGGTGGCAACGGGCGCGCAGATTGGTGTTCGGGAGGGACGGCGGATTCACGGACGGTATGAGGTGACGGGGAAGGACCTTCTGCGGGGTGCGCGGTTTGAGGATGCAGTTTGCAGGGTTACAATGGGGATTGACGTGCATTCGACAGATCCGAAAAAAACGAAGATTGTGGAGGCGAAGCCGCACCGGTCACAGCCCTATGATATTCCACTCAGGGCGCTGATTGCGCGGGATGTCGATGGCTTGCTGATGGCGGGGCGTTGCATTAGTGGTGATTTTATAGCGCATTCGAGCTATCGGGTGACTGGAAATGCCGTGGCAATGGGACAGGCTGCTGGTGTTTGTGCAGCCAATGCCGCTCTGTCGGATAGGTTGCCCCATGAGGTTCCGTGGTGTGAGGTGAAAGCGGCTCTTGATACTATCAATGGTGCTGTTTGTAGTAGTTGATTTGAAGAGAAAGATATGGACGCGAATTATCAACCACTTGCTGACGTGCGAAAAGATCTTCGGGTCGAGTGGTATAGATGTCCTATTGACCACGCCAAACTTCGCGCGCTTTCAAAACGGAGCGATTTGCA of Gemmatimonadota bacterium contains these proteins:
- a CDS encoding FAD-dependent oxidoreductase, yielding MLTHREKKRDIPIVEDVDVVVCGGGPAGIAAAIACARQGARTRLIELHGSLGGVWTTGALSWIIDSADKPGIMAEITSRLDARDARRLRAQGGKNYAYDVEEMKLLLDEMCVEAGVEIRLLTRVVGAARDSENRLSVVITESKSGREAWHARAFVDATGDGDLGALCGCGFDVGHPETGDVQPMSLMALIMGLQFDQIEPYVGGSMAEPKQRLSALMEEIGISPSYGHPTLFRIRDNLFALMANHQYGVKCDDANAITEAMIRARREIHTQVAALRAHGGVWSDMRVVATGAQIGVREGRRIHGRYEVTGKDLLRGARFEDAVCRVTMGIDVHSTDPKKTKIVEAKPHRSQPYDIPLRALIARDVDGLLMAGRCISGDFIAHSSYRVTGNAVAMGQAAGVCAANAALSDRLPHEVPWCEVKAALDTINGAVCSS